Within the Halarcobacter mediterraneus genome, the region GCAGGTGCAACTGGTTGGATTGTTAAACCATTTGTACCAGAACAATTATTAAAAGCAGTAAATATAGTATTAAGTAGATAAAAAGGTTTTAACATGTCTGGTTTTGATATTTCTAAATATAGAGAAATGTTTGTAGAGGAAGCTGAAGAGCTTTTTGAATCTGCAGACAATGTTTTGTTGGAAGCTGAAAGCAATGGAACTTTAACAGATGAAGAAATGGGACAATTGTTCCGTGATGTTCATACCCTTAAGGGAAGTGGTGCTTCTGTCGAATTAACTTTATTTGCTGAGTTTACTCATGATGTTGAAAATATGATGGATAAACTAAGGAATCATGAAATTGAATTCAAACCAGAAATGGCAGGAACGTTAATTGATGGTTTAGATGTAATGAGAGAACTTCTTGATTTAGAAGTTGCAGAAGATTTAACAAGAGAAACTTTTGAAGAAATGACATCTGAATTATTAACGGTTATTAGAGCATATATTAATGGAGAAACTCCTTCTGTAGATGAAGTTGAAACCCCAACAAAAGAAGAAACAATAGTTATTGAAACACCAAAAGAGAATAATGCTTTTTCTGATTCTGATAATATTGGTTTTTATGATGAAGATATTAGTCAAGACAAATATAATGTTACTTATGGTTTTTTCAATGAAGAATTAAATGAAAATGATGATAATAGTTATGGTTTTTTTGATGAAGAATTAAATGAAATTTCTGAAACTACAAAAACACCTGTATTAGAGCATGATGAAAATGATGATTTTGGTTTCTTTGATGATATGGATACAATAACAACAGACTCTAAAATTGAAGCAAACAATGAAGATCAAAAAGAAGAAATTCAAGCTCAAGAAAGTAAAAAAACAAATCAAGAAGAAATAAAAACAGTAGAAACTAAACCTACAGTAGTAAAAGAAGAGACAAAAACAAGTTCAGATACACCTGTTAAAAAAACTCCTATTGACAGAAAAGAAAAAGAAACAAGTAAGAAATCTTCTGCCTCAAATAATATTAGAGTAAATCTTGAAAAAATTGATTTACTAATGAATAATGTTGGAGATTTGGTAATTACAAACGCTATGTTAACTCAATTTTCAACTACAATAGAGTCAGATAAGACTAGATATGCTGTTTTAGAAAGATTAGAATTATTAGAAAGACATATTAGAGAAATGCAAGATTCTATTATGAGTATTAGAATGGTACCTATGGATGCTATTTACTCTAAATTCCCTAAAGTAGTAAGGGATATTTCTAAAAAACTTGGTAAAAAAGTTGAATTTAAACACTATGGTGATGGTGTTGAAATTGATAAGGCAATGATTGAAGGATTAACAGATCCATTAATGCATATTATAAGAAACTCATTAGATCATGGATTAGAAACTCCTAACGTAAGAGTAGCTAATGGTAAAGAAGAAATAGGAACAATTGCAATTTCAGCAGAACAAGCAAATGGTCAAATGATTATTACAATTGATGATGATGGTAAAGGTATTGATGGAGATAGAGTTGCACAAAAAGCTCTAGAACAAGGTCAAATTGATGAAAATCAATATAACACAATGAATAATAATGAAAAGGCAATGCTTGTATTTGGTGCGGGAGTATCTACTGCTGACCAAATAACAGATATTTCTGGTCGTGGTGTTGGGATGGATGTTGTTAAAACAAATATTCAAAAATTAGGTGGTGCCATAAAACTTGATACAACACCAGGTGAGGGTACTACTATTACTATTATGTTACCACTTACTCTTGCAATCTTAGATGGTCTAGATATTGCAGTTGGAGATCAAAAATATATTTTACCTTTAAGTTCAATAGTTGAATCTTTACAACCAACACCAGATATGATTAAAAAAATTGGTGATGGATCACAAGATTTATTAATGCTAAGAGAAGAATTTATCCCTGTAGTAAGATTACACCAATTATTTGGAGTAAAACCAACTTTTGATGAACTTGAAAATGGAATGTTAATTGTAGTAAAATCTGGTAATCAAAAAGTTGCTATTTCTATTGATGAATTTTTAAATCAACATCAAGTTGTGGTTAAACCTTTAGATAAAAACTTTAGAAGCGTTGAAGGAATAGGTGCTGCTACAGTTAGAGGTGATGGAAGTATTGGTCTTATTTTAGATGTTCTAGGTATTATCAATGCTCAAATCAAAATAGAAAAAGATCTGACTGCAGCTCAATTTGCTTCGTAATAAAATATGGCAAGTGATAGAGTATTACACGAAAGAGTAAAAAAAATTCTTTATTCTCTAACAGGGATTACCCTTGCAGAGAATAAAGATATTATGATAGCTAATAGATTACATAAATTAAAAAGAGATACCAAATATTCAGGGGATGTAGATGAACTTTTAGATTCTATAGAAGAAGGTTCTTTTACTATGGAATTTATCAACTCCTTCACCACTAATAAAACACATTTTTTTAGAGAAGATTTTCATTTTATTGATTTACGAGATAGAGTTTTACCTAGTTTCGTCAATTCAGGAAAAGAAATAAAAATGTATTGTTCTGCCTCTTCTACAGGAGAAGAACCATATTCAATGGCAATGACTGTATTAGAAACACAAGAACAATTAAATGGAAGAATTAATGCATCAATTATTGCTACTGATATAGATACTAATGTATTGCAATATGCTGCAAATGGCGTTTATCGTTATTCGAAATCTTCAAAAGAGTTCCCAGATTGGATAAAACCTCAAAAATACTTTAAAAAAAGAGTAAAAAAAACTCTTGCTTCAGAAGAAATATTAATTAAAGTTAAACCTGAGTTACAAAAAATGGTTACTTTCCAAGTAAATAACTTGAATAATGCTTCTTATGGTTTTCAAAAGAACTATTTTGACGTAGTTTTTTGTAGAAATGTATTAATATATTTTTCATCAGAAGATCAAAATAAAATATTAAAAAGACTTTTTTCTCATTTAAAAATAGGTGGCACTTTATATTTAGGTCATTCTGAAAATCCACATGATTTAATAGATTATGTTCAAAGAGTTGGACAAAATGTATTCATAAAAACAAAGGAACTATCTTGATAGTAATAGGACATAAAGATGGAAGTATAGAAAAAGCTTCTATATCTAGATTTACTCAAAAAACTAAAGGTTACAATACTCACACGATTATTGGTGGAGAATTTGCAGTAGGTAAAGATACAGATGAAATAGCTTTTAAAACACTTCTTGGTTCTTGTGTAGCTATTATGTTCTATGATAATATTCAAAAAATTAAAGGGATGAATCACTTTTTATTACCTACAACTAATAGTACTAATGATGATATGAAATATGGATTATACTCTGTAGAAGCAATGCTAAATGAAATGTATAAATTAGGTTGTAATAAAAATAATATGACAGCAAAAATATCTGGAGGAGCAGATATAATGCAATTAAATATGTCTGCAATTTCAATAGGACATAGAAATGTTGAGTTTGCAAAAGATTTTTGCAAATCAGAAGGTTTTAAATTAGTAAGTGAACATACAAGGGGAGAACATGGTAGACTAATTCTTTTAGCAGATGCCTTTCAAACCTTTATAAAAGTTACTCAAAAAACTGAAACTGATAATAAAATTCTTAAAGAAGAAAAAGCACTTCAAACAGAAATTACAAAAGCTCCAGTTATCAAAGAATATGTTGGTGCTGTGGATTTATTTGGAGCAGATGTACAAAAAGCAGAACCAGAGATGGAAATAGAGTTATTTTAATACATAAAAATAGGGTAGTAATAAATGTATACAATATTAGTAATTGATGATTCCCCTTCAATGAGAAGAATCATCAAAGATATGATAAATAGTATTGAGGAATTTGAAGTAATAGCAGAAGCCTTTGATGCTTATGATGCAAGAGAAAAAATTAAAGAATATGAACCAGACTTGGTTACTATTGATATAAATATGCCAAAAATGGATGGTGTAACATTTTTAAGAAACCTTATGAGATTACACCCTATGCCAGCAGTTGTTATTTCTGGAGAGAGTGTAAGAGGAAATGATATTTTTGATGATGGTGCAGTAGGTTTTATTCCAAAGCCTGAAGCAGGGGAGTCAATGATATCTTTTGGAGAAAGAATAAAGGACAATCTATTAAATTTAACTTTTTTACTTAAAAGATACACTTTAAAAAAACCTAAAGCAAAAAAACAAGTAAAAACAAAGAGTCTAGAAGTAAACAAAAAAAATCACCCAGATTTAGTTATTCCTTTAAAGAAAGCTGCATTAATGGGAAAGAAAATAATTGCAATTGGTTCTTCTACCGGTGGTGTTGAATCACTATTAAAGGTCTTTAAAAGTTTAACAAATAATCTTCCTCCTATTGTAATTACTCAACATATACCTTATGGTTTTTCAAAGTCTTTTGCAGATAGATTAAATGATAATTCATCTTTAAATGTTGCACAAGCGGAAACCGGGATGATATTAGAAAATGGACACGCTTATTTAGCCCCTGGGAATATGCATATGACTATTGAAAGAACAGCTGGTGGAAATTATCAAATTAGATTATTAGACGATATTAAAGTAAGTCATCATAGACCAAGTGTAGACGTAATGTTTAGATCTGTAAATAATACTGTTGGTGGAGCTGCTATGGCAGTTATGATGACAGGGATGGGAGATGATGGAACAATTGCTATGAAAGAATTATATGATAATGGTGCATATACAATTGCACAAAATGAAGAGTCTTGTGTAGTTTTTGGAATGCCTGCAAAAGCAATTCAAGCTGGTGCTGTAAAAGATATTGTTCATTTAGATGAAATAGCAGAATATATAATTGATTTTGCTAAGAACAAAAGAAGATAAAAAGACTTCTTTTGTGTATATAAAAAAGTTTGAAAATTATAGTTTTCAATACTAATTAATATATATTTTGCTAAAATAGTCATAATTTATTTAAAGGTACAATATGAGATATGAACTTGATTTTGAAAACACTTTTAATAAAACTTACTGTTTTTGGCTCTCTTTATTTGTAAGAAACAAATTAACAACTCTTTCTAATACTCAAGTAAATGATAAAGAAAAATTTGCAAGTATACTTCAAGTTTTAATTCGTGGTAATAAATCAATTGATGAACTAAAAGATTTAGTAAAACAAGCTAGAAATATAGGTTTAACTGGAATTAATACTTATTTTAATCCTCTTATGAAACTATATGAGTTTTTACAAACATTTGGACCTGCTTCTATGAAAGAAATAGATGAGGAGGTCTTAATTGATTTTTTAGCATCATATACAAGTGGTTTATCAGATGCAAGTAAAAAAAACCATAGAATTGCCCTACTTAACTTCTTTTCTTATATAGATAAACAAAATGAAAATCCAGATGGAAGCTCTTACCAATTTAAAATTGAATTAAAGAATTGGGCCGGACTTGGTGGTAAATCTGGAACAAAACTACCTGCACATATGAATAAAAATGAAATTGATAAATTTTTAAAAGCTATTGATGAGTATAAGTTTTCTGCGGATACGGTATATAGAAATAGAGTTATTCTTAAAATGATAATATATACAGGCATTAGGGTTTCAGAAATGCTAAATCTAAGACTTCGTGATTTATACAAAGAAGATGATGTTTATGTATTGCAAGTTCGAGGAAAAGGAAATAAACCACGTATTGCTATGATTAAAACAAAAATTATAGAAAATGATCTTCAAAACTGGCTAAATCAAAGAGTTTGTGACGAAGACTATGTTGTTTGTAATAAAAAAGGAAATAGGTTAACACAAGCTTATGTTAGTAGAATTGTAGAAAACATACTAACTCTTGCAGGTATTAGAAAAGAGAAAAATGGAGCCCATATGCTAAGACACTCTTTTGCAACTTTGCTATACCAAAAACACCATGATCTTATTTTAGTTCAAGAAGCCCTAGGACATGCAGATATAAA harbors:
- a CDS encoding chemotaxis protein CheD; amino-acid sequence: MIVIGHKDGSIEKASISRFTQKTKGYNTHTIIGGEFAVGKDTDEIAFKTLLGSCVAIMFYDNIQKIKGMNHFLLPTTNSTNDDMKYGLYSVEAMLNEMYKLGCNKNNMTAKISGGADIMQLNMSAISIGHRNVEFAKDFCKSEGFKLVSEHTRGEHGRLILLADAFQTFIKVTQKTETDNKILKEEKALQTEITKAPVIKEYVGAVDLFGADVQKAEPEMEIELF
- a CDS encoding tyrosine-type recombinase/integrase, which encodes MRYELDFENTFNKTYCFWLSLFVRNKLTTLSNTQVNDKEKFASILQVLIRGNKSIDELKDLVKQARNIGLTGINTYFNPLMKLYEFLQTFGPASMKEIDEEVLIDFLASYTSGLSDASKKNHRIALLNFFSYIDKQNENPDGSSYQFKIELKNWAGLGGKSGTKLPAHMNKNEIDKFLKAIDEYKFSADTVYRNRVILKMIIYTGIRVSEMLNLRLRDLYKEDDVYVLQVRGKGNKPRIAMIKTKIIENDLQNWLNQRVCDEDYVVCNKKGNRLTQAYVSRIVENILTLAGIRKEKNGAHMLRHSFATLLYQKHHDLILVQEALGHADINTSRIYTHFDKERLKATTNLMD
- a CDS encoding chemotaxis protein CheA, whose translation is MSGFDISKYREMFVEEAEELFESADNVLLEAESNGTLTDEEMGQLFRDVHTLKGSGASVELTLFAEFTHDVENMMDKLRNHEIEFKPEMAGTLIDGLDVMRELLDLEVAEDLTRETFEEMTSELLTVIRAYINGETPSVDEVETPTKEETIVIETPKENNAFSDSDNIGFYDEDISQDKYNVTYGFFNEELNENDDNSYGFFDEELNEISETTKTPVLEHDENDDFGFFDDMDTITTDSKIEANNEDQKEEIQAQESKKTNQEEIKTVETKPTVVKEETKTSSDTPVKKTPIDRKEKETSKKSSASNNIRVNLEKIDLLMNNVGDLVITNAMLTQFSTTIESDKTRYAVLERLELLERHIREMQDSIMSIRMVPMDAIYSKFPKVVRDISKKLGKKVEFKHYGDGVEIDKAMIEGLTDPLMHIIRNSLDHGLETPNVRVANGKEEIGTIAISAEQANGQMIITIDDDGKGIDGDRVAQKALEQGQIDENQYNTMNNNEKAMLVFGAGVSTADQITDISGRGVGMDVVKTNIQKLGGAIKLDTTPGEGTTITIMLPLTLAILDGLDIAVGDQKYILPLSSIVESLQPTPDMIKKIGDGSQDLLMLREEFIPVVRLHQLFGVKPTFDELENGMLIVVKSGNQKVAISIDEFLNQHQVVVKPLDKNFRSVEGIGAATVRGDGSIGLILDVLGIINAQIKIEKDLTAAQFAS
- the cheB gene encoding chemotaxis-specific protein-glutamate methyltransferase CheB translates to MYTILVIDDSPSMRRIIKDMINSIEEFEVIAEAFDAYDAREKIKEYEPDLVTIDINMPKMDGVTFLRNLMRLHPMPAVVISGESVRGNDIFDDGAVGFIPKPEAGESMISFGERIKDNLLNLTFLLKRYTLKKPKAKKQVKTKSLEVNKKNHPDLVIPLKKAALMGKKIIAIGSSTGGVESLLKVFKSLTNNLPPIVITQHIPYGFSKSFADRLNDNSSLNVAQAETGMILENGHAYLAPGNMHMTIERTAGGNYQIRLLDDIKVSHHRPSVDVMFRSVNNTVGGAAMAVMMTGMGDDGTIAMKELYDNGAYTIAQNEESCVVFGMPAKAIQAGAVKDIVHLDEIAEYIIDFAKNKRR
- a CDS encoding CheR family methyltransferase; the encoded protein is MASDRVLHERVKKILYSLTGITLAENKDIMIANRLHKLKRDTKYSGDVDELLDSIEEGSFTMEFINSFTTNKTHFFREDFHFIDLRDRVLPSFVNSGKEIKMYCSASSTGEEPYSMAMTVLETQEQLNGRINASIIATDIDTNVLQYAANGVYRYSKSSKEFPDWIKPQKYFKKRVKKTLASEEILIKVKPELQKMVTFQVNNLNNASYGFQKNYFDVVFCRNVLIYFSSEDQNKILKRLFSHLKIGGTLYLGHSENPHDLIDYVQRVGQNVFIKTKELS